Within Thunnus thynnus chromosome 15, fThuThy2.1, whole genome shotgun sequence, the genomic segment ttagttttgtttgagGCTGATTTAGGTTCCCTTTTCTTATTCCAATCTTTGTCACTGTCATCAGGTTCAGAAGAGTCTGAAGTCCTGTCATCAGTATCTGCTTGTAAATATCTATCTGGATATGAGTTTCTGGCTGGTCCACAGTCCTTTCCATCAGcttctgtttccatctgttcAGTTTGGCTCTGATGAAGCTGTGAGGACTGAGGTTCACTGGTCTCCTTCCAATTACCAACGTTGACTTCTGTCTTTGGTTCAGAGGGGTTTGAAGTCTTGACATCAGTATCTGcttgtaaatataaatgtggtttctctcctgtgtgagcCCTCCGGTgtatctttaaatatttcttgttACACAATTTTCCACCCATACGGAAGGTAGCTTTGGATTTCCCGCCAGTTTTACATTTCATGTCACTAACAGGCACTTTTTCTGCAGACCTTAAACCTGATTTAGGTTCACTGGTCTCCTTCCAATCATCACTGTCATCAGTTTCAAGTTCAGAAGAGTCTGAAGTCTTGTCATCAGTATCAGATTGTAAATGTCTGTCTGGATGTGAGTTCCTGGCTGAGTCCTCTCCATCAgcttctgtcttcatctgttCAGTTTGGCTTTGATGAAGCTGTGAGGATTTACAAACACACTTGTGTCTTGTGAGTTGACTCAGCCAAGTGAATCTTTTGCCACAAACACTGCAACTGAATCTTTTCTCCTTTGTGTGCAGCGTCATGTGTCTTTGTAAGTTTGAACTTCGtgaaaaacatttcttacaGACTGGACAGTTGAAAggtttttctcctgtgtgaCATCTCATGTGTTCGTGTAGATGTGACCTCTGGACAAACGTTCTACCGCACTCAGAACAACTGAAAGGTTTCTCTCCGATATGAATCATCATGTGTCTTTTCAGATTTGTCGTGTAGATGAATCCTTTGCCACATTCAGAGCAACTAAAGGCTTCCTTGCCACTATTCCAActgttatttttagttttgtttaaagCTGACTTAAGGTCTATTGTCTTATTCCAAACTTTGTCGCTGTCATCAGGTTCAGAAGAGTCTGAAGTCCTGTCATCAGTATCTGATCCTCCACAGTCCTCTCCATCAGcttctgtttccatctgttcagtttgtctttgatgaagctgtgaggacagaggtttctcttcatcatcttcagtCTTCACAGGGACAGGAGTGAATGTGAACTTGGTGATATCAGCCACTTCCAGTCCTTGaagctgctctccctcctgaTTGGTCCagagttcctcctgttcctctttaatgtgtGGGGGCTCTGGGTCCTGCTGGTCCAGACTGGAGCTCCACTCCTGCTGCTCTTCACCAACAATCACTTTTCGCACATCTAAAGGTAAagctgaaacacagacagacagatattaAAGTAAACACATGGATCAAAGGTGATAACCATGTTTTATATGTGAAGTTTTGAGACACTCGTAGAAATGTGAAGCAGTATTTTTATGCTTTGGTGACAAAACAAGAGtaaatcaaatcaagtggatattttccaAAGTTGGTCTTTTTTAAACAAGATGTGCAGGGTTAAtcaacgattaatcaattaactgataagtttccaaatattaaattaatttggataatcgattaattgttttgagtctttaaagaaaataatgtccaaattctgattccagcttctggaatattttctggtttctttagtctctatgacagtaaactgaatatctgggTTGTGgataaaacatttgaggacgtcgtcttggGCTTTTTCACGATTATCTGATAatttatggatcaaacaactgattaatcatgaaaataattgacagattaatggatatttaaaataatcattagttgtgcAGGGATgaaaccaacaattattttcatgatcaatgaatctgttgattatttttccaatgaatcaatttgtttttcagtctataaaatgtgtcaaaatagtaaaaaatgttgattactgtttcccaaaacacGAGATGCAACTTGAAGTTTGTCgtccaaacatattcagtttactgtcagaggaTTAAAGAGAATATTCACAATTTGAGAaactttttcttaaaatgactccaaatgattaatcaattatcaaaacagctaGCAATTAATTTCATAGTTgacaaataattgattaatcgactgatcgttgcagctctatccacaacccaaaagatattcactttactgtcagaagactaaagaaaccagaaatattaacatttaagacAACCAATCGATTATCAAAGAGTTGGCGACTattttaatagttggcaactaattaattcattgacaattgttgcagctttacatGAATTAgctattgaaaaataaaacaattttgcTGCTTTGTCCAGTTTTTAAGGCTTTACATTTGCTTTACTTTCCTCTTTTATTAGTTTAAAAACCATCAGAGCAACTTTCTGTACCTGCAGCCTGACAATCAATCAGAGATTTTACTGTGAGCTTGTAAGTTTAGATCTGTTTTACTGTCATGATGACTAAATGAAAGATCCCGCAGTGAATCACACAGCTAACACATTACAAACTAAGACACAACATgcagaaagacaaaataaaacctcACAGCAGGAGCGAGCTgcggctaacgttagcttagctctCCCTGCAGCGTTAGCGTGTTTTCAGCAGTAAAATCCGCACAAACCTTCTGTTCGCAGCTTCGTTTCAGGGTTTGAAAGGACATCCAGCACTTCACGGTGTCGGTCCATCTCTCCTCCCCTTACTACACTGAATACAGCCGTTTTCCTGCGGTTATTTACAGCCAGGCAGCGGATTCACTCCGCTCACTGCTCACATCATTAAAGCCGGAAAATACGACTTCCGGGGAAAAGGTTTCAAAATGAAAGCCTCTACGGCGGCCTGTTGGGTGTTTTATAAAATTCAGGAATAAATTCTAACTGGAATGAAAATAGCTACAGTCAAAAAGACTTGAAATGAATGCAGAATAATGGAGGAGTGCGCGAAAGTTAAACCGGAAacggtttcttcttcttcttctttgtgtttattggcgGATTGCAAACCAACTTTAAAGGTCCATACCGCCACCTGCTGTATCATAGTGTGTAGATTCATGGCATTAAATTATCGGAACATTGATTggtttatagaaataaaatagaaaaaaataaaaaattattacATAACCTATCACCCACTTCTGATTCCCTGAAGTCTCACTAGTGAAACTCACTTGTGATTGTAAACTCCATTCCTGCTCTGTCCATATACTACATTTCTTAATGTCTCCTTCTCTGTATTATATTTACAACAGTGCATCATAATGTTTTCTACATCTTCCAGAATGTTGCACCACTGACACAGAGTTGATTGACTTTTCCACATTATATGAAACGTGGAGCAAAAACCTTCCTGAACTTTAATGGTGTAACGACCACCTCCCCTCTGCCGTAAACTGTTTAACATGAACTGACCTTTTTCTTCTATGAGGGTTTTACGGCAGTTGACATGCATGATGTTGCATTACTGCCAACTTCACGTTTTATTTTCCCTCATTGTCCATTCATTTTAACACTGTCCCTCCAGAAAAAAAGGGCAATTtcaccacttttttttccatccagaccacatttgACCATGTCCAGAACAAAAACCTCTATATTTagagttaataataataatctagaacagatttgacaagtctaagtatagtgTTTTTTGATCTGGATGGAAAAAGTtgtgaaatcgcccttttttttgtttggtttcattagcaaaataaaggtttcacaaatctgaaagtgggtttaaacaatGTTAAGCCTTTTTCTACAATGTTTAACATTTCTTCACAAGTGTAAACGGAGCAAAAACGGAGAATCAACcactaaaacaaacattatttatgtttcacttaaaggaccagtgtcgAAGATTCAGTGGCATCTACTGGAACAGacctggcagaaatggaatttaATAGTCATAGGTATGTTTTTATTAgcgtataatcccatgaaaataataattttgtgtttttgttaccttacaatgagccctttatatctgcaTAGGGAGCAGGTAACTGttaacacaaattaaaattactgcaaaataaaccagaatgcAGGGAAAACTAAAGTCAAAGCTCCAGTCAGTGAGGATCATAATCCAAACCACCAATAAAGACTTTCAGTCCTCGAGTGTATGTAAAGGTTGGGCCGCCAGAGATGATTCCTCTAAACACAGACGCACCTCAAGCTGCCGTTTTATctcctgtgttgttttctttgaataCCAAAGAGTTTAAAATCCACAGACTCTCACTTTAACTGACTAAAGTCTGCTGACAATACGACACTGATGGCTTCTGTGTGAAGGCGACACTGCAAcagatttcatgttttaatcatGTCGTTTCTCTGCAGCAGCGCTGTTTGAAATAAAAGCACAGAGTTCATCTTATCCAGCAACACTCTGCTGATAAATGTCGACCTTTGACAATCACATGATCCTCTGTAGAAACTGTCAGCCGCAGCGctggaagaagtactgagatcctttactgcagtaaaagtaccaatacagcaaagtaaaaatagtaaaagtcctgcatgaaaaatcctactgcagtaaaagtacataagtattatgagcttgatgtagttaaagtattgcagtaaaagtacataagtattatgagcttgatgtagttaaagtattgcagtaaaagtacataagtattatgagcttgatgtagttaaagtattgcagtaaaagtagtggtttggtccctctgactgatatattattatatatgacatcattagattattaatagtgaagcgtcagtgttagagcagcatgtttcAGGAACTTAAAGATTTattcaaacagcagctgataaATGCGGCTCGATGTGATCTGTTTGGACATTTCGAGAGATCGATATCTGGAGTTGAAAAGGAGATCGATCACAAACGGAAACTGTTGGATTTGGTTTTAAACCCCGACATGAAGCTGCAGAGAGCAGGTTTGTTTTCTTCCTGCTGCTAACTGATGATCTCTGATTGATTATTCTCTGTAAggagctttttgtttttttgtaaagtaCAAACtccagtgatggaagaagtattcagatcctttacataCGTAAAAGTActaaatactccattacaaattaatgtcctgcatgaaaaatcctactgcagtaaaagtacataagtattatgagcttgatgtagttaaagtattgcagtaaaagtacataagtattatgagcttgatgtagttaaagtattgcagtaaaagtacataagtattatgagcttgatgtagttaaagtattgcagtaaaagtagtggtttggtccctctgactgatatattattatatatgacatcattagattattaatagtgaagcatcagtgttagacagcatgttactgttgtagctgctggaggtggagctagtttacactactttatatacagttagctagtttagtccagtggttcccaacctaggggtcgggcccctccaaagggtcagcagataaatctgaggggtggtgagatgattaatgggagaggaaagaagaaaaaacaaagttctgatacacaaatctgttttcagtttttggactttttctctaatctttgatttttgctgaaatattggatcatttgaacatttattgaaatgaaagcacgtgagtttattatcatttttattatggTTTTTAATCTGAGTGAAACCAGAAATGTTTACTGCAAACTGAAcagcttctctcctgtgtggaCCGTCATGTGTTCTGTCAGAGCTGCTTTAATTAAAAAGCTTTTACCACAAAGTGAGCAGGCGTacagtttctctcctgtgtggagTCTCGTGTGATGGGTCAACTTTGAtttggaagaaaaacatttactaCACGAGGAGCAGTGGAATGGTTTCTCCCCTGTGTGGGTTCTCATGTGTGTCACGATATACTGTCGACATCGGAAACGCTTCAGACAAAACGAACAGCTGAAAGGTTTTTCTCCCGTGTGACATCTCATGTGACGACTCAAACTTTCACTCCTGGAAAATCTGTTACCGCAAACAGAGCAACTGAacggtttctctcctgtgtggatCCTCATGTGCTTCACAAGCTCTGACCTGCCTCTGAAATGTTTCTCACAAACTGTGCAGCTTAAAGGCTTTTCGTCTTCGTGAGACATCACATGTCTCTGCATAGACCTCTTGTGTCCAAATTCTTTACCACACTTGAAGCAACTATACGGTTTGCTGCTAGTGTACCAAACCACGCTACTGACACAGTCTTTTTTCTGACATGGActtattttcacatcatttaaaCCTGACTGAGGTTCACTGGTCTCCTTCCAATCATCACTGTCATCAGTGTCGgcttcagagcagtctgaagtcTTGTCATCAGTATCTGGATGTGAGTTCCTGGCTGGTTCTGGTCCTCCACAGTCCTCTCCATCAgcttctgttttcatctgttcagtttgtctttgatgaAGCTGTGAGGACTGAGGtttctcttcctcatcttcacTCTTCACAGGAACAGGAGTGAATGTGATCTTGTTGATATCAGCGTCCTCCAGCCCTTGaagctgctctccctcctgaCTGGTCCagagttcctcctgttcctctttaatgtgtGAGGATTCTGGGTCCTGCTGGTCCAGACTTGAGCTCCACTCCTGCTGCTcttctttaataataatatttttgttgACATCTGAAGGTGAAGCtgaaacacagataaacatattaatgtataatttgacatttgaacACCTGCTATTCCATGATACTGAGGACATACTGTAGGAGCTATTTATTAGTTGGTTGTTGtcttattaaaaataattagtattgtttgatttttctagatatttgctttatttagattagatttcaataatattttcttttgctagcttcttgtttcattatttgcttgttaatcatatttaattttagttaactagtattttgttttttcttcaggtAACCTTGTGGGAGGTTATACAGGAAGGTAGGCAGGTATAGGACCAGCATGCATCTGGATGGGCCAAGATCTCtctgttcttttgtttgtttgcttgcttttGAGGAATAAACCTTAAAGCTGgtgtgcaggacttttgtctcccccttctggcagtgagagtaaaagGAGGCGCTCGGCTGTGAGTAGAAAGACGTTACAAGGCGGACGGGAGGAcgtttctctctgtttgataACGTTacaagtaaagttagacttttccGTCCCACCCCAAAAAAATCATTgtaaaaaaagacgagagaaaaagagagagagagcagctgtggttaagcgagctagagagtgaaagaagagatggtgaatcagatcaacttaatattatttttggtctgaatacagcctgcAGGCCTGCAGCACTATGATGTGCATcctgaatgacaggcacacagagagggcccACGGGGATTTGTCCCAGTACGCCTGATGGCCAGTACATACTGGTCGTAGCCTGCAGTTGCAACTGTATTAACGGTGGATAAATCCAGCGAAATGACAGAGATACACaaatcaga encodes:
- the LOC137198888 gene encoding zinc finger protein 665-like, encoding MDRHREVLDVLSNPETKLRTEALPLDVRKVIVGEEQQEWSSSLDQQDPEPPHIKEEQEELWTNQEGEQLQGLEVADITKFTFTPVPVKTEDDEEKPLSSQLHQRQTEQMETEADGEDCGGSDTDDRTSDSSEPDDSDKVWNKTIDLKSALNKTKNNSWNSGKEAFSCSECGKGFIYTTNLKRHMMIHIGEKPFSCSECGRTFVQRSHLHEHMRCHTGEKPFNCPVCKKCFSRSSNLQRHMTLHTKEKRFSCSVCGKRFTWLSQLTRHKCVCKSSQLHQSQTEQMKTEADGEDSARNSHPDRHLQSDTDDKTSDSSELETDDSDDWKETSEPKSGLRSAEKVPVSDMKCKTGGKSKATFRMGGKLCNKKYLKIHRRAHTGEKPHLYLQADTDVKTSNPSEPKTEVNVGNWKETSEPQSSQLHQSQTEQMETEADGKDCGPARNSYPDRYLQADTDDRTSDSSEPDDSDKDWNKKREPKSASNKTKNNSWNNGKEAFSCSECGKRFVYTRNLKRHMMIHIGEKPFSCSECGRTFVQKSHLQEHMKCHTGEKPFNCPVCKKCFSRSSNLQRHMTLHTKEKRFSCSVCKKRFTWLRQLTRHKCVDESSQFHLSQTEENREAEPPASSSTEQMKIKADGDDCGGSKPARNSHPDRYLQPVSDDKTSDSSETDVSDDDWPQIRKPQSHLNTLKNNDDPLSDMSCNAAQRSFSCSECGQRFGRKPHLNAHMRIHTGEKPFSCSFCGKRFSQKGNLTSHLRLHTGEKPFSCTVCKKTFRYSGDVSRHMRIHTGKKTISSNVMIDNNIQDQNQPTTWIQIVI
- the LOC137198936 gene encoding gastrula zinc finger protein XlCGF8.2DB-like, whose amino-acid sequence is MNRHRGLLHVALKHETASPSDVNKNIIIKEEQQEWSSSLDQQDPESSHIKEEQEELWTSQEGEQLQGLEDADINKITFTPVPVKSEDEEEKPQSSQLHQRQTEQMKTEADGEDCGGPEPARNSHPDTDDKTSDCSEADTDDSDDWKETSEPQSGLNDVKISPCQKKDCVSSVVWYTSSKPYSCFKCGKEFGHKRSMQRHVMSHEDEKPLSCTVCEKHFRGRSELVKHMRIHTGEKPFSCSVCGNRFSRSESLSRHMRCHTGEKPFSCSFCLKRFRCRQYIVTHMRTHTGEKPFHCSSCSKCFSSKSKLTHHTRLHTGEKLYACSLCGKSFLIKAALTEHMTVHTGEKLFSLQ